In Streptomyces sp. SN-593, a single genomic region encodes these proteins:
- a CDS encoding LysM peptidoglycan-binding domain-containing protein, translated as MPKHAQNRSANSTQSLRKRLFSTRGAVVAGTFTAIACAALSGTAQAAEPSAAKSAPQTADATHGQRHSTFTDYTVKTGDYLIAIARAHNSPGGWHAIARANGLHSPYIIHPGQVLKLPTGTATTAKPESAAPKAAAPSPAATTSPASTTASDTSSSTTTTATQTYPDNLDGWINEALAIMKQNGIPGTYDGIYRNVMRESSGNPNAINLWDSNAAAGTPSKGLLQTIQPTFDAYHVAGTSTDIYDPVANIVAACNYAFHVYGSIDNVNGPY; from the coding sequence ATGCCCAAGCACGCCCAGAACCGCTCGGCGAACTCGACTCAGTCCCTGAGGAAGCGGCTGTTCTCGACCCGCGGCGCCGTCGTCGCCGGCACCTTCACCGCCATCGCCTGCGCGGCGCTGTCCGGCACGGCCCAGGCCGCCGAGCCGTCCGCCGCGAAGAGCGCGCCGCAGACCGCGGACGCCACGCACGGCCAGCGCCACTCCACCTTCACCGACTACACGGTGAAGACCGGCGACTACCTCATCGCGATAGCCCGGGCGCACAACTCCCCAGGCGGCTGGCACGCGATCGCGCGGGCCAACGGCCTCCACAGCCCGTACATCATCCACCCGGGCCAGGTGCTGAAGCTCCCGACCGGCACGGCGACGACGGCGAAGCCCGAGTCCGCCGCGCCGAAGGCCGCCGCGCCGAGCCCCGCCGCCACGACGTCCCCGGCCTCCACCACGGCCTCCGACACGTCGTCCAGCACGACGACCACCGCCACCCAGACGTACCCGGACAACCTGGACGGCTGGATCAACGAGGCGCTGGCCATCATGAAGCAGAACGGCATCCCGGGCACCTACGACGGCATCTACCGCAACGTCATGCGGGAGTCCTCCGGCAACCCGAACGCCATCAACCTCTGGGACTCCAACGCGGCCGCCGGCACCCCGTCCAAGGGCCTGCTGCAGACCATCCAGCCGACGTTCGACGCCTACCACGTGGCCGGCACCTCGACCGACATCTACGACCCGGTCGCCAACATCGTCGCCGCGTGCAACTACGCGTTCCACGTGTACGGCTCCATCGACAACGTCAACGGCCCCTACTAG
- a CDS encoding MFS transporter — protein sequence MPTQRTPIGLIAAVFIGTFMALLDMSVVNVALPAIQSHLHASATGIQWVVDSYVLCLSAFMLTGGALGDRFGRKKVFLTGIALFTLSSALCSIAPDIGVLVTGRMLQGVGAAAVTPGALSLLAQGFPDPARRARMIGLWGACSGLAVVLGPVLGGLLTDHLGWRYIFLINLPLGVIALAAGIKGIAESSDPVHAAADPVGQVLGVVWLAALTYAVNEAGRKGWTSTEILSFFALALVAFVVFVVVESRTERAMLPVRLFRNARFATTNAASFVLGFGAYGTFFLLSLYLQEVQGASASMAGVKFLPYSATIALGSTQAGRLTARFGPRWIMVAGYGLISVGLLGLLGLSPTSGYLTVGLLFAVLGLGMGLAITPTNATAMSAVPRQRSGAAAATINASRQAGTALGIAALGSLLNARAASVVADRLGGSVTDADRHGIAHAVVAGHGRVPKGLSLGAHTVKGYFDDAFVAGLHRALLVAGVATAVATAAVLVLLLISADTASAPAAAPAPAPGPHPARPAGPSE from the coding sequence GTGCCCACCCAGCGCACCCCGATCGGACTGATCGCGGCCGTCTTCATCGGAACCTTCATGGCCCTGCTCGACATGAGCGTGGTCAACGTCGCCCTGCCGGCGATCCAGAGCCATCTGCACGCCTCGGCCACCGGCATCCAGTGGGTGGTGGACAGCTACGTCCTGTGCCTTTCCGCCTTCATGCTCACCGGCGGCGCGCTGGGCGACCGGTTCGGCCGCAAGAAGGTCTTCCTGACCGGCATCGCGCTGTTCACGCTCAGCTCCGCGCTGTGCTCCATAGCGCCCGACATCGGCGTGCTGGTCACCGGCCGGATGCTCCAGGGCGTCGGCGCGGCCGCGGTGACGCCCGGCGCGCTCTCGCTGCTCGCCCAGGGCTTCCCCGACCCGGCCCGCCGGGCCCGGATGATCGGCCTGTGGGGCGCGTGCAGCGGTCTCGCGGTGGTGCTCGGACCGGTGCTGGGCGGGCTGCTCACCGACCACCTCGGCTGGCGCTACATCTTCCTGATCAACCTGCCGCTCGGCGTCATCGCGCTGGCCGCCGGCATCAAGGGGATCGCCGAGTCCTCCGACCCGGTGCACGCCGCCGCCGACCCGGTCGGCCAGGTGCTGGGCGTCGTGTGGCTCGCCGCGCTCACGTACGCGGTCAACGAGGCCGGCCGCAAGGGCTGGACGTCGACGGAGATCCTCTCCTTCTTCGCCCTCGCGCTGGTCGCCTTCGTGGTGTTCGTCGTCGTGGAGAGCCGTACCGAGCGGGCGATGCTGCCGGTCCGGCTCTTCCGCAACGCCCGCTTCGCGACCACGAACGCGGCCTCGTTCGTGCTCGGCTTCGGGGCGTACGGCACGTTCTTCCTGCTGTCGCTGTACCTCCAGGAGGTGCAGGGCGCCTCGGCCTCGATGGCCGGGGTGAAGTTCCTGCCGTACTCCGCGACCATCGCCCTCGGCTCCACCCAGGCCGGGCGGCTGACCGCGCGGTTCGGACCGCGCTGGATCATGGTGGCCGGATACGGCCTGATCAGCGTCGGCCTGCTCGGCCTGCTCGGGCTCAGCCCCACCTCCGGCTACCTGACGGTGGGCCTGCTCTTCGCGGTGCTCGGCCTCGGCATGGGCCTGGCCATCACCCCGACGAACGCCACCGCCATGTCGGCCGTCCCGCGCCAGCGGTCGGGGGCCGCCGCCGCGACCATCAACGCCAGCCGGCAGGCCGGCACCGCGCTGGGCATCGCCGCGCTCGGCTCGCTGCTCAACGCGCGCGCCGCCTCGGTCGTCGCCGACCGCCTCGGCGGCAGCGTCACCGACGCGGACCGGCACGGCATCGCGCACGCCGTGGTGGCCGGGCACGGCCGGGTCCCGAAGGGGCTGTCGCTCGGCGCCCACACCGTCAAGGGGTACTTCGACGACGCCTTCGTGGCGGGGCTGCACCGGGCGCTGCTCGTGGCGGGCGTGGCGACCGCGGTCGCCACGGCGGCGGTCCTGGTGCTGCTGCTGATCTCCGCGGACACCGCGTCCGCGCCGGCCGCCGCCCCGGCACCGGCTCCCGGCCCCCACCCGGCCCGGCCGGCGGGTCCCTCCGAGTGA
- a CDS encoding site-2 protease family protein, translated as MNGSPPLFRIAGVPLRVHWSAPLLIVVLSLGLAGGVLPDWAPGHSGGTYNGLAVVGALLLLVSLVAHEAAHALVARRADVEVEDVTVFALGGVTRMGTAATARDAGRIAAAGPLTSLLLGGLGLGAAVLAGDVLHWTLVGALLAWTGWANVLLAGFNLVPAAPLDGGRVLQAVVWRLRGDREKAARVAARCGQVAGGLMIAGGWVRFLAGGASGLWLALIGLFVLMAASSELRRSVLFEAVRGLRAADAMRPVATGQDWQTVDRFVAETLPRAAGQPVVPVTDFDGRPSGVVALPALRRVPAAKRGEVRVRAIAAPLESCTLAGPDDQVTDILDHAVTTAGRPILVLADRRVVGMITAEDIVGFTRRRRPPVWPPTARSTGR; from the coding sequence ATGAACGGATCGCCACCGTTGTTCCGGATCGCCGGTGTGCCGCTGCGGGTGCACTGGAGCGCGCCGCTGCTGATCGTCGTGCTGAGCCTGGGGCTGGCCGGCGGGGTCCTGCCGGACTGGGCGCCCGGCCACTCCGGCGGCACCTACAACGGGCTCGCCGTGGTCGGCGCGCTGCTGCTCCTGGTCAGCCTGGTCGCACACGAGGCGGCGCACGCCCTCGTCGCCCGCCGGGCCGATGTCGAGGTGGAGGACGTCACGGTCTTCGCGCTCGGCGGGGTGACCCGGATGGGGACCGCGGCCACCGCCCGCGACGCCGGGCGGATCGCCGCCGCCGGCCCGCTGACCAGCCTGCTGCTGGGCGGGCTCGGCCTGGGCGCGGCCGTCCTGGCCGGCGACGTCCTGCACTGGACGCTCGTGGGCGCGCTGCTGGCGTGGACCGGCTGGGCGAACGTCCTGCTCGCCGGATTCAACCTGGTCCCCGCGGCGCCACTGGATGGCGGCCGGGTGCTCCAGGCGGTGGTCTGGCGGCTGCGCGGCGACCGCGAGAAAGCCGCCCGGGTCGCCGCGCGCTGCGGCCAGGTGGCCGGCGGGCTGATGATCGCCGGCGGCTGGGTGCGGTTCCTGGCGGGCGGCGCATCCGGGTTGTGGCTGGCGCTGATCGGGCTGTTCGTGCTGATGGCCGCGTCCTCGGAGCTGCGCCGCTCGGTGCTGTTCGAGGCGGTACGGGGGCTGCGCGCCGCCGACGCGATGCGTCCGGTGGCCACCGGGCAGGACTGGCAGACGGTGGACCGCTTCGTGGCGGAGACGCTGCCGAGGGCCGCCGGTCAGCCCGTCGTGCCCGTGACCGACTTCGACGGCCGGCCCAGCGGGGTGGTCGCGCTGCCCGCGCTGCGGAGGGTGCCCGCCGCCAAGCGCGGCGAGGTGCGCGTCCGCGCCATCGCGGCGCCGCTGGAGAGCTGCACCCTGGCCGGGCCGGACGACCAGGTCACCGACATCCTCGACCACGCGGTGACGACCGCGGGCCGTCCGATCCTGGTGCTGGCGGACCGGCGCGTGGTCGGGATGATCACCGCCGAGGACATCGTCGGCTTCACCCGGCGCCGCCGCCCGCCCGTGTGGCCGCCGACCGCCCGCAGCACGGGCCGCTGA
- the htpX gene encoding zinc metalloprotease HtpX encodes MRSRFAPDWRLTVRMLTVVFLLGLVFVAFVAVLIALLKSVVVVVVIAVGVLAAQYWFSDRIALFAMRAHEVTPQEQPELHGAVDRLCALADMPKPQVAVSDMDLPNAFATGRNADHAVICVTTGLLRRLEPGELDGVLAHELSHVAHRDVAVITVASFLGVLAGLVVRFAFYSQLFGRDSRDQNTALLLTAVMAVSVVVYGLSFLLIRALSRYRELAADRSAAELTGRPSDLASALVKVSGTIARIPTEDLRTARALNAFFFSPALKEGSALATVFSTHPSLQRRLDALAEISAGMGLRA; translated from the coding sequence GTGCGTTCCCGGTTCGCGCCCGACTGGCGGCTCACCGTGCGGATGCTGACGGTGGTCTTCCTGCTGGGCCTGGTGTTCGTGGCGTTCGTCGCGGTGCTGATCGCGTTGCTGAAGTCCGTCGTGGTCGTGGTGGTGATCGCGGTCGGGGTGCTGGCCGCGCAGTACTGGTTCTCCGACCGGATCGCGCTGTTCGCGATGCGCGCGCACGAGGTCACCCCGCAGGAGCAGCCCGAGCTGCACGGCGCGGTGGACCGGCTGTGCGCCCTGGCGGACATGCCCAAGCCGCAGGTGGCCGTCTCGGACATGGACCTGCCGAACGCGTTCGCCACCGGCCGCAACGCCGACCACGCCGTCATCTGCGTGACCACGGGCCTGCTGCGGCGCCTGGAACCCGGCGAGCTGGACGGGGTGCTGGCCCACGAGCTGTCGCACGTCGCGCACCGGGACGTCGCGGTGATCACCGTCGCGTCGTTCCTGGGCGTGCTCGCCGGGCTCGTCGTGCGCTTCGCCTTCTACTCGCAACTGTTCGGCCGGGACAGCCGGGACCAGAACACCGCCCTGCTGCTCACCGCGGTCATGGCCGTGTCGGTGGTGGTGTACGGGCTGAGCTTCCTGCTGATCCGCGCGCTGTCCCGGTACCGCGAGCTGGCGGCCGACCGCAGTGCCGCCGAGCTGACCGGGCGGCCCTCGGACCTGGCGTCCGCGCTGGTCAAGGTGAGCGGCACCATCGCGCGTATCCCCACCGAGGACCTGCGGACGGCGCGGGCCCTCAACGCCTTCTTCTTCAGCCCCGCGCTGAAGGAGGGCTCGGCGCTGGCGACCGTGTTCTCCACGCACCCGAGCCTCCAGCGCAGGCTGGACGCCCTCGCGGAGATCTCCGCCGGGATGGGCCTGCGCGCCTGA
- a CDS encoding PP2C family protein-serine/threonine phosphatase → MDLRRLDNLTERTPPLAIVVPLALVVLIAVADAVSPKEVYLSPMLVIAPALTASFAGPRRTAVIALVALGAQILAATVTKRGSTQMHVWPLVALVVLSVLLVFFSYVRERRGRQLSRVRLVAETAQRVLLRPPPERVGPLRIAWLYLAAEDDAQIGGDLFAVTRRRPDVSRVLIGDVRGKGLPAIAEASAVLGSFRETARYCETLPALVEALEERVTRDMEEVAESRQDPGEHFTTALVLELPDDGGPARMASCGHPPPVVIGADGRITEPDCTAPSPPLGSGLLPAVGVHADEVAYGDGDTLLLYTDGLIEARSRQGVFYPLAERLATFPPALGPESLLLHLREDLLHHTGGRLADDAALLAVTRLPDDAAAPGRRAQRP, encoded by the coding sequence ATGGACCTGCGGCGGCTGGACAACCTCACGGAACGGACCCCGCCGCTCGCGATCGTGGTCCCGCTCGCGCTGGTCGTCCTGATCGCCGTCGCCGACGCCGTGTCGCCGAAGGAGGTCTACCTCAGCCCGATGCTCGTGATCGCGCCCGCGCTGACCGCGTCGTTCGCGGGTCCGCGGCGCACCGCGGTGATCGCGCTCGTGGCGCTGGGCGCCCAGATCCTCGCGGCGACCGTCACCAAGCGCGGAAGCACGCAGATGCACGTGTGGCCGCTGGTCGCGCTGGTCGTGCTCTCGGTCCTGCTGGTCTTCTTCAGCTACGTCCGCGAGCGGCGCGGCCGGCAGCTCAGCCGGGTCCGGCTGGTCGCGGAGACCGCGCAGCGGGTGCTGCTGCGGCCGCCGCCGGAGCGCGTCGGGCCGCTGCGGATCGCCTGGCTGTACCTGGCCGCCGAGGACGACGCGCAGATCGGCGGCGACCTCTTCGCCGTCACCCGCCGGCGCCCGGACGTCAGCCGGGTGCTGATCGGGGACGTCCGCGGCAAGGGGCTGCCCGCGATCGCCGAGGCGTCGGCGGTGCTGGGCTCCTTCCGGGAGACCGCGCGGTACTGCGAGACGCTGCCCGCGCTGGTGGAGGCGCTGGAGGAGCGGGTCACCCGGGACATGGAGGAGGTCGCCGAGAGCCGGCAGGACCCGGGCGAGCACTTCACCACCGCGCTGGTGCTGGAGCTGCCGGACGACGGCGGACCGGCCCGCATGGCAAGCTGCGGCCACCCGCCGCCGGTGGTGATCGGCGCGGACGGCCGGATCACCGAGCCCGACTGCACCGCGCCCTCGCCGCCCCTCGGCTCCGGACTGCTGCCGGCGGTCGGGGTGCACGCCGACGAGGTCGCCTACGGCGACGGCGACACGCTGCTGCTCTACACCGACGGGCTGATCGAGGCGCGCTCGCGGCAGGGCGTCTTCTACCCGCTCGCCGAGCGGTTGGCGACCTTCCCGCCGGCGCTGGGTCCGGAGTCGCTGCTGCTCCACTTGCGCGAGGACCTGCTCCACCACACCGGCGGCCGCCTCGCCGACGACGCCGCCCTGCTCGCCGTCACCCGCCTCCCCGACGACGCGGCCGCCCCCGGCCGGCGGGCGCAGCGGCCGTAG